The Deinococcus multiflagellatus genome includes a region encoding these proteins:
- a CDS encoding acetyl ornithine aminotransferase family protein has product MTTLPKPRQPELKTALPGPQTQAIMERDRQHLSTSYMRPYPFVPDHGEGVWLTDVDGNTMLDFFAGIAVSTTGHAHPHVVKGVQEQVTKFTHVCLTDYPQEITTSLAERLVQHVEKPGEKWRVFFSNSGAEAVEAAVKLARNHTGRQHIISTMGSFHGRTYGAITLTGSKTKYKRGFGPLLPAVSHVPYPNPFRPPLGSTPETCGQAVLEHIESLFVGILPADEVAAIIVEPMQGEGGYIVPPADFLPGLRALCDKYGIMLIFDEVQAGMGRTGKMFSFQHFDVQPDIITSAKGIASGMPLGALLAKESVMTWPVGSHGSTYGGNPVAAAASHATLDLLEGKVKHPGCGESLMQNAAEVGEYIMAELKAMQAEFPFLGDVRGKGLFIGLEFVKPDGSPDGALRDRASMAMFEKGLLNLDCGEAVIRISPPLILTREEAATGLQIMRETLRELK; this is encoded by the coding sequence ATGACCACCCTCCCCAAACCCCGCCAGCCTGAACTCAAAACGGCCCTCCCTGGTCCCCAGACCCAGGCGATCATGGAGCGCGACCGCCAGCACCTCTCCACGTCCTATATGCGCCCGTACCCCTTCGTGCCGGACCACGGCGAAGGCGTGTGGCTGACCGATGTGGACGGCAACACCATGCTGGATTTCTTCGCCGGCATTGCCGTGAGCACCACCGGCCACGCCCACCCGCATGTCGTGAAGGGCGTACAGGAGCAGGTCACCAAGTTCACGCACGTCTGTCTCACCGACTACCCGCAGGAGATCACCACCAGCCTCGCGGAGAGGCTCGTGCAGCACGTCGAGAAACCCGGCGAGAAGTGGCGCGTGTTCTTCAGCAACTCTGGCGCCGAGGCCGTGGAAGCCGCCGTCAAGCTGGCGCGTAACCACACCGGCCGCCAGCACATCATCTCCACGATGGGCTCGTTCCACGGGCGCACCTACGGCGCGATCACGCTGACGGGCTCCAAGACCAAGTACAAGCGCGGCTTTGGCCCGCTGCTGCCGGCCGTGTCGCATGTGCCCTACCCCAACCCCTTCCGCCCGCCGCTGGGCTCCACCCCCGAAACCTGCGGTCAGGCGGTGCTGGAGCACATCGAGTCGCTGTTCGTGGGCATCCTGCCGGCCGATGAGGTGGCGGCGATCATCGTGGAGCCCATGCAGGGCGAGGGCGGGTACATCGTGCCGCCCGCCGACTTCCTGCCCGGCCTGCGCGCCCTGTGCGACAAGTACGGCATCATGCTGATTTTCGACGAGGTGCAGGCGGGCATGGGCCGCACGGGCAAGATGTTTTCCTTCCAGCACTTTGACGTGCAGCCCGACATCATCACGTCGGCCAAGGGCATTGCCTCGGGGATGCCGCTGGGCGCGCTGCTGGCCAAAGAAAGCGTGATGACGTGGCCGGTGGGCTCGCACGGCAGCACCTACGGCGGCAACCCGGTGGCGGCGGCGGCCTCGCACGCCACGCTGGACCTGCTGGAAGGCAAGGTCAAGCACCCCGGCTGCGGCGAGAGCCTGATGCAGAACGCCGCCGAAGTGGGCGAGTACATCATGGCCGAACTGAAGGCCATGCAGGCCGAATTCCCCTTCCTGGGCGACGTGCGCGGCAAGGGCTTGTTCATTGGCCTGGAGTTCGTGAAGCCTGACGGCAGCCCCGACGGTGCCCTGCGCGACCGCGCCTCGATGGCGATGTTCGAAAAGGGCCTGCTGAACCTGGACTGCGGCGAGGCCGTCATCCGCATCAGCCCGCCCCTGATCCTGACCAGGGAAGAGGCCGCCACCGGCCTGCAGATCATGCGCGAGACCCTGCGCGAACTGAAGTAA
- a CDS encoding DUF6915 family protein produces MAHPWHHAQSSARRFGGVPDDYVAVHGWFDQTKGHLADVRHRALLHSSFGIFLCEQFFGPTIRRASDGKQVPTRLIGEQHVLEDLGRIPTVQDWLGELPLQPWMLRNAAALSRQDTKPAEEGST; encoded by the coding sequence ATGGCGCATCCCTGGCACCACGCGCAGAGCAGTGCCCGCCGTTTTGGCGGCGTGCCCGACGACTATGTGGCCGTTCATGGCTGGTTCGACCAGACCAAGGGCCACCTGGCCGATGTGCGCCACCGCGCCCTGCTACACAGCAGCTTTGGCATCTTCCTGTGCGAGCAGTTTTTTGGCCCCACCATCCGCCGCGCCAGCGACGGCAAACAGGTGCCCACCCGCCTGATTGGCGAGCAGCATGTGCTGGAAGACCTGGGCCGCATCCCCACGGTGCAGGACTGGCTGGGCGAGTTGCCCCTTCAGCCCTGGATGCTGCGGAACGCGGCGGCCCTAAGCCGGCAGGACACCAAGCCAGCTGAAGAAGGGTCAACGTAA
- a CDS encoding glycine-rich domain-containing protein, translating into MSHHDTISQPKVNAALSPLPTSPLWITLSTYALPEALLRRLSKQQRWTWAQTQAAAQEYLRFVYLAATCPHPVTPSRAVDEVWHLHLTFTRDYWERLTPLLPRPLHHEPGEGLPGDADRFAAQYQQTLAAYAQVFGHAAPAELWPAPRRQPQPAAPTRRRIQGSARVTSLGLALIAAVAAGLTFAWSAAALWIALGAFVAVLLLAQTATAAATPARPRPDPASGTGSDGGAWMGGASSAPESSCADSAADSPCSDGSSGGDGGGSSCGGGCGGGGCGS; encoded by the coding sequence ATGAGCCACCACGACACGATCAGTCAGCCGAAGGTCAACGCTGCCCTGTCGCCGCTGCCCACCTCGCCTCTGTGGATCACCCTCAGCACCTACGCCCTGCCTGAAGCCCTGCTGCGCCGCCTCTCGAAGCAGCAGCGCTGGACCTGGGCGCAAACGCAGGCCGCCGCGCAGGAGTACCTGCGCTTCGTGTATCTGGCGGCCACCTGCCCACACCCGGTCACGCCGTCGCGCGCCGTGGACGAGGTGTGGCACCTGCACCTGACCTTCACCCGCGACTACTGGGAGCGCCTGACACCCCTGCTGCCCCGCCCCCTGCACCACGAACCCGGTGAAGGCCTGCCGGGGGACGCGGACCGCTTTGCGGCGCAGTACCAGCAGACCCTGGCGGCCTACGCACAGGTGTTTGGCCATGCGGCCCCGGCCGAGCTCTGGCCGGCACCCCGGCGCCAGCCCCAACCGGCCGCCCCAACCCGGCGCCGGATTCAGGGCAGCGCCCGCGTGACCAGTCTGGGGCTGGCGCTGATCGCGGCTGTGGCCGCCGGGCTGACCTTCGCCTGGAGCGCGGCGGCGCTGTGGATCGCCCTGGGGGCCTTTGTGGCCGTGCTGCTGCTGGCCCAGACGGCCACAGCGGCGGCCACCCCCGCCCGCCCCCGACCCGACCCGGCCTCTGGCACAGGCAGCGACGGCGGGGCCTGGATGGGCGGGGCCAGCAGTGCCCCAGAAAGCTCCTGCGCAGACAGCGCGGCCGACAGCCCTTGCAGCGACGGCAGTTCCGGCGGCGATGGGGGCGGCAGCAGTTGCGGCGGCGGGTGTGGCGGCGGGGGCTGCGGCAGCTGA
- a CDS encoding four helix bundle protein: MEETFFPFEQLDVYALAVDFAAEVYRMTATFPDTERFGLTNQMRRAAVSVSLNIAEGRGRGTDREFVRFLMMSRGSLFEVLSAAQIAHRLN, from the coding sequence GTGGAAGAAACGTTTTTTCCCTTTGAGCAACTGGATGTGTATGCCTTGGCTGTGGATTTTGCGGCAGAGGTTTACCGGATGACCGCGACTTTTCCGGACACTGAGCGGTTCGGCCTGACAAATCAGATGCGCCGCGCAGCAGTTTCTGTCTCTCTGAACATTGCTGAGGGCCGTGGACGGGGCACTGACCGCGAATTCGTCCGGTTCCTGATGATGTCGCGCGGCTCGCTCTTTGAAGTCCTGAGCGCCGCCCAGATTGCCCACCGCCTGAATTAA
- the kamA gene encoding lysine 2,3-aminomutase, translated as MPIHPQATVRSQQMLPRNHRAPKWADVPDEQWYDWKWQLKNRINSVAELEEVIRLTPSEHKGASADGIFRLDITPYFASLMDPEDPTCPVRRQVIPTHHELEPFTSMMEDSLAEDKHSPVPGLVHRYPDRVLMLVTTQCASYCRYCTRSRIVGDPTETFNPAEYEQQLNYLRNTPQVRDVLLSGGDPLTLAPKVLGRLLAELRKIEHIEIIRIGTRVPVFMPMRVTQELCDVLAENHPVWMNIHVNHPREITPEVAEACDRLTRAGVPLGNQSVLLRGVNDHPVIMQKLVRELVKIRVRPYYIYQCDLVHGAGHLRTTVSKGLEIMESLRGHTSGYSVPTYVVDAPGGGGKIPVAPNYVLSHSPEKLILRNFEGYIAAYSEPTDYTGPDMVVPEEWQRKEPGQSGIFGLMEGERISIEPKEFSESRNRPGATVHRLNSREDKWAAHGIGKAGAVTDTAPDGMVQTPQPVEGEAQTVSGD; from the coding sequence ATGCCCATTCACCCACAGGCCACAGTCCGCAGCCAGCAGATGCTGCCCCGCAACCACCGCGCCCCCAAGTGGGCCGACGTGCCCGACGAGCAGTGGTACGACTGGAAGTGGCAGCTGAAAAACCGCATCAACTCCGTGGCTGAACTCGAAGAGGTTATCCGCCTGACCCCCAGCGAGCACAAGGGTGCCAGCGCCGACGGCATCTTCCGTCTGGACATCACGCCTTACTTCGCCAGCCTCATGGACCCCGAAGACCCCACCTGCCCGGTGCGCCGTCAGGTGATTCCCACGCACCACGAGCTGGAGCCCTTTACCTCCATGATGGAAGACAGCCTGGCCGAGGACAAGCACAGCCCCGTGCCCGGCCTGGTGCATCGCTACCCCGACCGCGTGCTGATGCTGGTGACCACCCAGTGCGCCAGCTACTGCCGCTACTGCACCCGCAGCCGCATCGTGGGTGATCCCACCGAGACTTTTAACCCCGCCGAGTACGAGCAGCAGCTGAACTACCTGCGCAACACCCCCCAGGTGCGCGACGTGCTGCTCTCGGGCGGCGATCCCCTCACCCTGGCCCCCAAGGTGCTGGGCCGCCTGCTGGCCGAACTGCGCAAGATCGAGCACATCGAGATCATTCGCATCGGCACCCGCGTGCCCGTGTTCATGCCCATGCGCGTGACCCAGGAACTGTGCGACGTGCTGGCGGAAAACCACCCCGTCTGGATGAACATTCACGTCAACCACCCGCGCGAAATCACCCCCGAAGTGGCCGAAGCCTGCGACCGCCTCACCCGCGCAGGCGTGCCCCTGGGCAACCAGAGCGTGCTCTTGAGAGGCGTGAACGACCATCCCGTGATCATGCAGAAGCTGGTGCGCGAACTCGTGAAGATCCGCGTGCGGCCCTACTACATCTACCAGTGCGACCTCGTGCACGGCGCCGGGCACCTGCGCACCACGGTCAGCAAGGGCCTGGAAATCATGGAGTCCCTGCGCGGCCACACCTCCGGCTACAGCGTGCCCACCTACGTCGTGGACGCCCCCGGCGGCGGCGGCAAGATTCCCGTGGCGCCCAACTACGTGCTCTCGCACAGCCCCGAGAAGCTGATTCTGCGCAACTTTGAAGGCTACATCGCCGCCTACAGTGAGCCCACCGACTACACCGGCCCCGACATGGTGGTGCCCGAAGAGTGGCAGCGCAAGGAACCCGGCCAGAGCGGCATCTTTGGCCTGATGGAAGGCGAGCGCATCTCCATTGAACCCAAGGAGTTCAGCGAGAGCCGCAACCGCCCCGGCGCCACCGTGCACCGCCTGAACAGCCGCGAGGACAAGTGGGCCGCCCACGGCATTGGCAAAGCCGGCGCCGTCACGGACACCGCCCCCGACGGCATGGTGCAGACGCCGCAGCCCGTCGAAGGCGAAGCGCAGACTGTCAGCGGGGACTGA
- a CDS encoding N-acetylmuramoyl-L-alanine amidase codes for MRVSLPCLVLGAALALSSAQAAPSVYVAYPPDGHRVPYDHVILEGSVSPGAALTVSGVAVPTGPDGLFITWWPLKAGANALRLVARQGGQSVSRVLTVTRTVPASLPAVPTAIARASVQPAQPSEFWDPAGDSPAERRVPVRFQGSPGGQATFRVAGGPAQPLTEGPAGVYSGAYTLPTGTVLRAAPVTVSLRGRDGRTVSATAPGRLSSAPGTARTVAQPPGSVPGLGVNAAGTRLTTLDGQPLLYPREDMTFRAVGRVGPDLRVRLAPGVGALVTAAQVVPLDGTPPAPTGGAIAVDAGSAAEPLVPAQGPAALPATALPNSAPPKTAAPSAPEVVLRLPIGAARPPFTLEQPSARRVTLAMYGQTAAPFTPPAGPLPWPLERLEVQSLAGGLITQVSAVLAAPLWGFTANPEGEDLRLTLRPPPTVDPARPLAGRVITLDPGHGGSQNGGAGSLRVPEKGLVLPIALRAAELLRAQGATVNLTRTGDVTLGLVERGLSAEAAGSDLLISIHANALPDGRDPRGIRGPEVYFTHPQAQPLAAALLSALRARLPDLGPGAGLKPGADLALTRPTTQPSVLVELAYLTDPGNLRLLHSPDGQERMAQAIAQGVADLYAAQAGGAP; via the coding sequence ATGCGCGTTTCTCTGCCCTGCCTCGTTCTGGGTGCCGCGCTGGCCCTGTCCAGCGCGCAGGCCGCGCCCAGCGTGTACGTGGCCTACCCCCCGGACGGCCACCGGGTGCCGTATGACCACGTGATCTTGGAAGGCAGCGTGAGCCCCGGCGCGGCCCTGACCGTCAGCGGCGTGGCGGTGCCCACCGGCCCGGACGGCCTGTTCATCACCTGGTGGCCGCTGAAGGCCGGCGCCAACGCCCTGCGCTTGGTGGCGCGCCAGGGCGGTCAGAGTGTGTCGCGGGTACTGACCGTCACCCGCACGGTGCCCGCCAGCCTGCCGGCGGTGCCCACCGCCATTGCGCGCGCCAGCGTGCAGCCCGCGCAGCCCAGCGAATTCTGGGACCCGGCCGGCGACAGCCCCGCCGAACGCCGCGTGCCGGTGCGCTTTCAGGGCTCGCCGGGCGGGCAGGCCACGTTCCGGGTGGCGGGCGGCCCCGCGCAGCCCCTGACCGAGGGCCCGGCCGGCGTGTACAGCGGCGCCTACACCCTGCCCACCGGCACGGTGCTGAGGGCCGCCCCGGTGACCGTCAGCCTGCGCGGGCGCGACGGCCGCACCGTGAGCGCCACGGCCCCCGGCCGGCTGAGTAGCGCGCCGGGCACCGCCCGCACGGTGGCGCAGCCCCCCGGCAGCGTGCCGGGCCTGGGCGTGAACGCGGCGGGCACCCGCCTGACCACGCTGGACGGCCAGCCGCTGCTGTACCCGCGCGAGGACATGACCTTCCGCGCCGTGGGCCGCGTGGGCCCGGACCTACGCGTGCGGCTGGCCCCCGGCGTGGGCGCGCTGGTGACGGCCGCCCAGGTGGTGCCGCTGGACGGCACGCCCCCCGCCCCCACGGGGGGAGCCATCGCGGTCGATGCAGGGTCGGCAGCGGAGCCCCTGGTGCCGGCCCAGGGCCCTGCAGCCCTGCCCGCCACGGCCTTGCCCAACAGTGCGCCGCCCAAAACTGCTGCCCCGTCCGCCCCCGAAGTCGTGCTGCGCCTGCCCATCGGGGCCGCGCGGCCACCCTTCACCCTGGAACAGCCCTCGGCGCGGCGGGTCACGCTCGCCATGTATGGCCAGACAGCCGCGCCTTTCACGCCGCCGGCCGGGCCGCTGCCCTGGCCGCTGGAGCGGCTGGAAGTGCAATCGCTGGCCGGCGGGCTGATCACCCAGGTCAGCGCGGTGCTGGCCGCGCCACTGTGGGGTTTTACCGCCAACCCCGAGGGCGAAGACCTGCGCCTGACCCTGCGCCCGCCGCCCACGGTGGACCCGGCGCGGCCCCTGGCCGGGCGCGTGATTACCCTGGACCCGGGGCACGGTGGCAGCCAGAACGGCGGAGCGGGCAGCCTGCGCGTGCCTGAAAAGGGGTTGGTGCTGCCCATTGCCCTGCGCGCCGCCGAACTCCTGCGCGCCCAGGGGGCCACCGTGAACCTCACCCGCACGGGGGACGTGACCCTGGGGCTGGTGGAACGGGGCCTGAGTGCCGAGGCGGCGGGCAGCGACCTGCTGATCTCGATTCACGCCAACGCCCTGCCCGATGGCCGTGACCCGCGCGGGATTCGGGGCCCGGAGGTGTACTTCACCCACCCGCAGGCGCAGCCCCTGGCGGCGGCGCTGCTCTCCGCCCTGCGCGCCCGGCTGCCAGACCTGGGGCCGGGGGCAGGGCTGAAGCCCGGCGCCGACCTGGCCCTGACGCGCCCCACCACCCAGCCCAGTGTGCTGGTGGAACTGGCCTACCTGACCGACCCCGGTAACCTGCGCCTGCTCCACAGCCCCGACGGACAAGAGCGCATGGCCCAGGCCATTGCCCAGGGGGTGGCCGACCTGTACGCCGCGCAGGCGGGGGGCGCGCCGTGA
- a CDS encoding peroxiredoxin, with product MTPPLGQPAPTFTRRSDDGREISLEALRGRWVVLYFYPRAGSPGCSIEAQRFEAALPEFERLGAQVIGVSTDTEAKQAAFRDSCALSFPLLPDSDRSLCRTYGVMGGLGGLLGIAGRQTFLIDPQGVLTRHWRVLNPVGHPAEVLRALEELQRPAAPSPGALP from the coding sequence GTGACCCCGCCGCTGGGGCAGCCCGCCCCCACGTTCACCCGCCGCAGCGACGATGGCCGCGAGATCAGTCTGGAGGCCCTTCGGGGCCGCTGGGTGGTGCTGTACTTCTATCCGCGCGCGGGTTCGCCCGGCTGCTCTATAGAGGCGCAGCGTTTTGAAGCGGCCCTGCCCGAGTTCGAGCGCCTGGGCGCCCAGGTAATTGGCGTGAGCACCGACACCGAAGCCAAGCAGGCCGCCTTCCGCGACAGCTGCGCGCTGAGCTTTCCTCTGCTGCCCGACAGCGACCGCAGCCTGTGCCGCACCTACGGGGTGATGGGCGGACTGGGCGGGTTGCTGGGCATCGCCGGGCGCCAGACCTTCCTGATTGACCCCCAGGGCGTGCTCACCCGGCACTGGCGGGTGCTCAATCCTGTGGGCCACCCAGCCGAGGTGCTGCGCGCCCTGGAGGAGCTTCAGCGACCGGCGGCCCCTTCGCCTGGGGCGCTGCCCTAG
- the tilS gene encoding tRNA lysidine(34) synthetase TilS, translated as MNALLVPLHPYAGQVVVVGISGGADSVALLRALLLAGARPVAAHLDHALRPGSAEDAAWVQALAAALGVPFEGTRVDVAAVARQRGWNVEDAARRLRYDFLGRVGKRQGAQAILTAHTRRDQAETVLMALLRGEAVLRGIPPVRGRVQRPWLEVARADLETFLHALGQDWREDETNADPAYTRAWLRREVVPVLQARFPALEDTLARVARHQTQDDEALQAWAARLRPHTPLRGQPPAVLRRWVRAQVQRAGLEVHAGHLDQLAAALGAGETRHVTLPGERPVTVSGGQLVLAPPQFAGPSFPVPAGWTRRTRQPGDRIRLPGGTRLLSDVLTDRKVPRGARDGVPLLVSAAGVQWVGLTPPVWAVGAQQAAQVPPDPLHAAMGEALAQAGLAAQAGEVPVGAVVLGPDGAVIGRGRNTSREHGDMTCHAELAALREAARSLGTPYLTACTLVVTLEPCPMCLGAALEARIGHVVYGAANPKAGALGGVQDLLAAHWGHTPQITGGVRAREAARLLRDSFQEVRTRKKAPGSA; from the coding sequence GTGAACGCTCTGCTGGTGCCGCTGCACCCCTATGCCGGTCAGGTGGTGGTGGTGGGGATCTCGGGCGGGGCCGACAGCGTGGCCCTGCTGCGGGCGCTGCTTCTGGCCGGCGCGCGGCCCGTGGCGGCCCACCTGGACCATGCGCTGCGCCCCGGTTCGGCCGAAGACGCCGCGTGGGTGCAGGCCCTGGCCGCCGCGCTGGGGGTGCCCTTTGAAGGCACGCGGGTGGACGTGGCGGCGGTGGCCCGCCAGCGCGGCTGGAACGTGGAAGATGCCGCCCGGCGCCTGCGCTACGACTTCCTGGGCCGCGTGGGGAAAAGGCAGGGCGCCCAGGCCATCCTGACGGCCCACACCCGCCGCGATCAGGCCGAAACGGTCCTGATGGCCCTGCTGCGCGGCGAGGCGGTGCTGCGCGGCATTCCCCCGGTGCGCGGCCGGGTCCAGCGCCCCTGGCTGGAGGTGGCCCGCGCCGACCTCGAAACCTTTCTGCACGCCCTGGGCCAGGACTGGCGCGAGGACGAGACGAACGCCGACCCCGCCTACACCCGCGCGTGGCTGCGGCGCGAGGTGGTGCCGGTGCTGCAGGCCCGTTTTCCGGCCCTGGAAGACACGCTGGCCCGCGTGGCCCGCCACCAGACCCAGGACGACGAGGCCCTGCAGGCCTGGGCCGCGCGCCTGCGCCCCCACACGCCGCTGCGGGGCCAGCCGCCTGCCGTGCTGCGGCGCTGGGTGCGGGCCCAGGTGCAGCGGGCTGGCCTTGAGGTCCACGCCGGGCACCTGGACCAGCTGGCGGCGGCCCTGGGCGCGGGCGAAACCCGCCACGTCACCTTGCCGGGCGAGCGGCCCGTGACGGTCAGCGGCGGCCAGCTGGTGCTGGCGCCGCCCCAGTTTGCGGGCCCCAGCTTTCCGGTGCCTGCGGGCTGGACCCGGCGCACCCGCCAGCCCGGCGACCGCATCCGCCTGCCTGGGGGCACGCGCCTGCTCAGCGACGTGCTCACCGACCGCAAGGTGCCGCGCGGGGCCCGCGACGGGGTGCCGCTGCTGGTGTCTGCCGCGGGGGTGCAGTGGGTGGGGCTGACCCCGCCGGTCTGGGCAGTGGGCGCCCAGCAAGCGGCCCAGGTGCCCCCGGACCCCCTGCACGCCGCGATGGGCGAGGCCCTGGCCCAGGCCGGGCTGGCCGCCCAGGCCGGCGAGGTGCCGGTGGGCGCCGTGGTGCTGGGACCGGACGGCGCCGTAATCGGGCGCGGGCGCAACACCAGCCGCGAGCACGGCGACATGACCTGCCACGCCGAACTGGCGGCCCTGCGTGAAGCGGCCCGCAGCCTGGGCACGCCGTATCTCACGGCGTGCACCCTGGTCGTGACCCTGGAACCCTGCCCCATGTGCCTGGGCGCCGCCCTGGAAGCGAGGATCGGGCACGTGGTGTACGGCGCCGCCAACCCCAAGGCCGGGGCGCTGGGCGGTGTGCAGGATCTGCTGGCCGCCCACTGGGGCCACACGCCACAGATCACGGGGGGCGTGCGCGCCCGCGAGGCTGCGCGGTTGCTGCGTGACAGTTTTCAGGAGGTCCGGACCCGGAAAAAAGCGCCGGGTTCGGCTTAG
- a CDS encoding GTP pyrophosphokinase, translated as MSEGLLAAYEAQLPAFEGLREAAVAHTARLIAEAGLNIHHVTGRVKKRPSLEDKLRRKPGRYASLSDVTDLVAVRVITYFESDVGLVSRLLEEHHTLDWDNSIDKSMMHDPDRFGYMGVHYVVEVTPQTPDLSAYAGSKFEVQIRSILQHAWAEIEHDLGYKNREAIPREVQRRFYRLAGLLEMADEEFMALHRLSRDYAETLPQRVQEAPDSVFIDAASMTHLLAAPPVRDLDAEVARSLNVPLLTGWNDPERPQRLAKLLHYVGVHSVGGLHKELRRWRAEVVRLASVLMPQLRVAWTPAGGARPGTSVVHYALLRACMNPALNPHEIVMLLDMRGVLSSEQLVQAVQGAYAQISAAQAPHKLQSGGSARADDEARAPAGLQAGLTDD; from the coding sequence ATGAGTGAAGGGCTGCTGGCCGCATATGAAGCCCAGTTGCCTGCCTTCGAGGGCCTGCGGGAGGCGGCAGTGGCGCACACCGCCCGGTTGATTGCCGAGGCCGGGCTCAACATCCACCACGTCACAGGCCGCGTGAAAAAACGCCCCAGCCTGGAAGACAAGCTGCGGCGCAAGCCTGGGCGCTACGCCAGCCTCTCGGACGTCACGGACCTTGTGGCGGTGCGCGTGATCACCTATTTCGAGTCCGATGTGGGGCTGGTGTCGCGCCTGCTGGAAGAACACCACACCCTGGACTGGGACAACTCCATTGACAAAAGCATGATGCACGACCCGGACCGCTTCGGGTACATGGGCGTGCATTACGTGGTGGAGGTCACGCCGCAGACGCCGGACCTGTCGGCCTACGCCGGGTCCAAGTTCGAGGTGCAGATCCGCTCGATCCTGCAGCACGCCTGGGCCGAGATTGAGCACGACCTGGGCTACAAGAACCGCGAGGCCATTCCGCGCGAGGTGCAGCGGCGCTTTTACCGGCTGGCGGGCCTGCTGGAAATGGCGGACGAGGAATTCATGGCCCTGCACCGCCTGTCGCGCGACTACGCCGAAACGCTGCCCCAGCGTGTGCAAGAGGCCCCCGACAGCGTGTTCATTGACGCCGCCAGCATGACCCACCTGCTGGCCGCGCCCCCGGTGCGTGACCTGGACGCCGAGGTGGCGCGGAGCCTGAACGTGCCGCTGCTGACCGGCTGGAACGACCCGGAGCGCCCGCAGCGACTGGCGAAACTGCTGCACTACGTGGGCGTGCACTCGGTGGGTGGGCTGCACAAGGAACTGCGGCGCTGGCGTGCCGAGGTGGTGCGGCTGGCCAGCGTGCTGATGCCCCAGCTGCGGGTGGCGTGGACGCCCGCCGGCGGCGCGCGGCCCGGCACCAGCGTGGTGCATTACGCGCTGCTGCGCGCCTGCATGAACCCGGCGCTGAACCCCCACGAGATTGTCATGCTGCTGGATATGCGCGGGGTGCTGAGCAGCGAGCAGCTGGTCCAGGCGGTGCAGGGCGCCTACGCGCAGATCAGCGCCGCCCAGGCGCCGCACAAGCTTCAGTCTGGCGGGTCAGCCCGGGCTGATGATGAGGCGCGCGCCCCCGCTGGCCTTCAGGCCGGGCTGACCGACGACTGA
- a CDS encoding Lrp/AsnC family transcriptional regulator, which translates to MRQSGGALDPLDHRILQELQTDSRLSMRELGRRVGLSAPAVTERVRRLEDAGVILGYGVRVASKPLGRTITAFIGVQDSGRNDPTLVRWATKHDGVLECHSVTGDNSCILKVAVPDVGALEAMLTELINMGFTCDTSIVLSTPLEGKLLLPPK; encoded by the coding sequence ATGAGACAGTCTGGCGGCGCCCTCGATCCTCTTGACCACCGCATTCTGCAAGAGCTGCAGACCGACTCGCGCCTGAGCATGCGCGAACTGGGCCGCCGGGTGGGACTCTCGGCCCCCGCCGTGACTGAGCGGGTGCGCCGCTTAGAGGACGCGGGCGTGATTCTGGGCTACGGCGTGCGCGTGGCCAGCAAGCCGCTGGGGCGCACCATCACCGCGTTTATTGGCGTGCAGGACAGCGGGCGCAACGACCCCACGCTGGTGCGCTGGGCCACCAAGCACGACGGCGTGCTGGAATGCCACTCGGTCACGGGCGACAACTCCTGCATTCTGAAGGTGGCGGTGCCCGACGTGGGCGCGCTGGAAGCCATGCTGACCGAGCTCATCAACATGGGTTTTACCTGCGACACCAGCATCGTGCTAAGCACCCCGCTGGAAGGCAAGCTGCTGCTACCGCCGAAATAA